In Methanocella paludicola SANAE, the sequence ACTTCGGCACCACGCTCAAGGGGCGTATGACCAACGACCTTGCCCCGTACTCCAGGACCATCGGCAATTTCTGCGGCCTGGCCGGCGCCGTGCCCGACGCCATCGTGAGGGGCTCGGGCCTGGTCGACAGTGAATTCGGCAACGTGCTCGACATCACCACGAAAGAGAGGCCCGGCCTCCTGGCGGAGATCATGAACAGCAAGGGCATCGAGGAGCACGCGAAGTGGGCCCACGAGATGGTCCAGATCGACGTCGTGCCCGACGAACGGAGATGGTGGGGCAGCGTGCCCGTGAACCCGAAGGCCGCCCGCAACAACGGGGTGACTTTGATAGGGTGCGAGGTCGGCGAGAACGGCAAGGACCTTCCGAAGCTGAACGAGGTCGGGGCGTCCCTCATCAAGAAATACAACGTCAACACGATGCTCGCGACGCTGGACCTGGTCAGCGCGATGATCGCAGAGCGCCTTCTTAAAAAAGCGCTGGAGAATAACTTAATATCAAGTAAGACCACCATAGGTATTACCGGCCGTGCCGGGATCACGGGCGACAAGCCCGCCCTCATACTCCAGAAGGTGACGGAGATGGGGATCTTCGACAGCCCGAACGACCACCTCGTGTTCTGCGACGACGGCCTGGCGAGGGGCGCAGCGGTCATGGCCCGGTGCATGAACTCCTACGGCACGCCGAAGAACCCGCTCGGCGGGCTCCGGGGCGGAAAGTGCATCCTGGGAGCGCGCATGAAGCTGCAGAATAAGGATAAAAAGACCGAGGCTTAACGATATGGCCTGCCTGAACGACTACGATTACGATATACTCTTATCGCACCAGACCTACGCCGAGTCCGAGAAGTTCATCCTCTCGAAATACTGGGAGACCTACTACGTGGAGCCCGGCTATACCGTGCTGAACCTCCGCATACTGGGCAGCGAGTACGTGCCCATCGCCGTCGAGGACAACACGGACAACCTGATCCTGCCCTACACGAAGCCCTGCATGGGCACCTTCGTCGTGCGCATCAAGCACGTACCCCAGGAAGTAGAGCGCATCCGGAAGAGCTTCGAGAGGACGATCACGCTCAAGCAGTGGCGTAAGAACGTCGACGAGTCTAAAGCAAAATAGGGGACCACACTCATGCCTGTAAAGAAGACCACGAAGAAGCCGGCCGCTAAGAAGCCGGCCCCGAAGAGATCATCTAAAGCGCCGGCAAAGAAAGCGCCGGTTGTGGACAGCTCGAAAGTTTCCGTACAGCCCAGGGAACTCCTGGAAAAGAAAGCCATTGACAAGGGCGAGAACATCGAGAGCCTCATCACCCGGAGAAATGTCGAAGTGAAGCCCGTCGAGGAGATCATGGGCATCAGGCAAAAAGTGGATTTCCACAGCAAGCCCGTCATACCCGGCGTCTTCGACCTCCTGATACCGCCCGGCACGCCCCGGAAGCTCATCCTCAAGCTGGCAAAGGAGTACCCCGTGCAGATCGTGCGCCGGGACGACATCTACGTGCCCGTAGGCGTGTGCGACGTCGAGCGGGACCTACTGGCGATCCGCGGCGATAAGAAGACCATCCAGAAGATGGAAAAGATCCTTTTTCAGGAGATCGATGCTTTCATCAACGGCCAGGACGCCCGGCTTCACAACTACAATAAGCCCGTCAAGCTCGAGGGCATCAGCCCCGTGGAAAAGCCCGTTAAACCAAAAGCAAAAGTAAAAGCTAAGGCGAAAAAATAATCCTTAGCTTCCTGTTATTTTTATCCGCCGCCTTCGCAGCTCGTGTCCATGTTGATGTCCTTGACCTTGAGGGCGTCTTCCATGCTTCTAATTTTTTTCTCGACCTCTTCCATGTCGACCCTGGCCGCGGTCTCGTCCTCTTCCTCGGTGGCGTCGGCGGCCGTGACCTCAAGGTAGCGGGTGTCGTAGTACAGGCGGGTCTTATCCAGGAGCGCCCAGGTCTTATCGTTCTCCCGCTTCATTTCGACGACCTTGCCCACGGTCCTCGTCGAGACGTACTTGACGGTCGCCCCCACGGTTATGGGCTTGCCGTACAGGTCGTTGGCCGTTATGCTTTCGCTCGCTTCCATCGTTCTCGCCACTTAATACTAGGCCGACGGGATAAATAAACTTGATGCAGGCCCCCTCCGACACTTTAAATACACATCGACCCCATAAAGTATTCGAACGGCCTCAACAGATGGTGATAGGATGAAGCTCACACTGAAAAAGACGCCAAAGGGCTACACGAAGGACACGCACCGCGTGGTGCCGCCCGAGGAGACGCTGGCCCGCGTGGAAAAGCTATTGCCGGGCATAGGCGTAACGAGGGTCGCGGAGATATCGGGCCTCGACCGCATCGGCATTCCGGTGTACTCGGCCATTCGCCCTGCTTCGGCCAAAGGCGCCATATCGGTCTATGCCGGGAAGGGGGCCACGCCCGTGGAGGCAAAGGTCTCGGTCATGATGGAGGCGATCGAGCGGTACTCCTCTGAGTTTCAGAAGGCCGATAAGAAGCGTGTCGTGATGGGCACGTTCACCGACGTATCCAATGGTAAGGTCGCTGTCGACCCGCAAAAGCTCATTTTGCCCGGCCAGCTTCTGCCTAACGTCCGGCTGGACTGGATCGACGGGTACGACCTCATGAATAAGAAAGAAGTGCTGCTGCCCTGTAACGCCGTTTTTCATCCATATCTTGCGCCGTTCAAGCTGTTCAGGAGTAACACGAACGGCCTTGCGTCCGGGAACACCATGGAGGAGGCCATCTTCCACGGCTTGATGGAAGTCGTGGAGAGGGACGCGTTATCTATCGCCGAGGCCACCAGGGACCCGGGCAAGGAGATCACGATCACGAAGAAGGACGGGCTCGCCTATGAGCTATACGCCAAATTCGGAAAGGCCGGCATCGACGTGAAGCTCTGGTACCTGCCCACCGACTCGGGCATACCTACCGTGCTCGCCTCTACGGACGATAAGGAGCTCATGGACCCATCATTACTGGTCATGGGCGTGGGCACCCATATGGACGCCCGCATCTCTGTCCTGCGCGCTTTAACGGAGGTGGCGCAGAGCCGGGCCACGCAGATCCAGGGCGCCCGGGAGGACACGGACCGGGAGAAGGTCGTCCGGACCATCGGCTACGAGCGCATGAAGCGCATGAACAGGCACTGGTATGGCGAGGGCAAGGAGACGATCACGCTCAAGGAATTGCCGGACCTGTCCACGGACTCGCACAAGGGCGACATCGAGAAGGCCGTGAAGATGCTCAAGGGCTGCGTCGCGGCCGTCATCGTCACCGACCTGACCCGCGAGGATGTCGGCGTGCCGGTAGTGCGCGTGACCGTGCCGGGCCTCGAGATGTACGCCATCGACCACGAGCGCATCGGCCCGCGCTGTAAGCGCCCCGTCATGAGAAAATGAGCAAGGTCATTGTCTATCTCGGCCCAAGCCTTTCTATCGAGAAGGCTAAAGCTATTCTGGAGGCGGATTACCGTCCGCCCATTCGCCGCGGGGACCTGAAGAAGGCCCTCAAGTCCGGCGTCGATATTGTCGGCATCATCGACGGCACATTTTTTAACGACTCGCCCGTAGCCCACAAGGAGATACTTGACGT encodes:
- a CDS encoding methanogenesis marker 14 protein, whose translation is MQLKPLSRLLGPKPHIADSPYLSLVPKTGSPGMSAKIDLSTTSYYVVASVEMGNTTTKCILTATNLETGKTYLLNKTVKMSRDVRPPKEGEKVFGKTLDGKKLTRESVGELVRQTLEEAHKAAGLTISQDLNFVVRSTGVVAGFDKPEDVGSFILALADGCITAGVPPKNMTPAMNKDNLNPPRLRKFSQLDKVYFDGAVASVLPPMGSSGVEIVANEMEGELATAGIKEAAKWAGVDFRNPVCSIDFGTTLKGRMTNDLAPYSRTIGNFCGLAGAVPDAIVRGSGLVDSEFGNVLDITTKERPGLLAEIMNSKGIEEHAKWAHEMVQIDVVPDERRWWGSVPVNPKAARNNGVTLIGCEVGENGKDLPKLNEVGASLIKKYNVNTMLATLDLVSAMIAERLLKKALENNLISSKTTIGITGRAGITGDKPALILQKVTEMGIFDSPNDHLVFCDDGLARGAAVMARCMNSYGTPKNPLGGLRGGKCILGARMKLQNKDKKTEA
- a CDS encoding DUF1894 domain-containing protein, with protein sequence MACLNDYDYDILLSHQTYAESEKFILSKYWETYYVEPGYTVLNLRILGSEYVPIAVEDNTDNLILPYTKPCMGTFVVRIKHVPQEVERIRKSFERTITLKQWRKNVDESKAK
- a CDS encoding DUF2098 domain-containing protein; protein product: MEASESITANDLYGKPITVGATVKYVSTRTVGKVVEMKRENDKTWALLDKTRLYYDTRYLEVTAADATEEEDETAARVDMEEVEKKIRSMEDALKVKDINMDTSCEGGG
- a CDS encoding YcaO-related McrA-glycine thioamidation protein, whose translation is MKLTLKKTPKGYTKDTHRVVPPEETLARVEKLLPGIGVTRVAEISGLDRIGIPVYSAIRPASAKGAISVYAGKGATPVEAKVSVMMEAIERYSSEFQKADKKRVVMGTFTDVSNGKVAVDPQKLILPGQLLPNVRLDWIDGYDLMNKKEVLLPCNAVFHPYLAPFKLFRSNTNGLASGNTMEEAIFHGLMEVVERDALSIAEATRDPGKEITITKKDGLAYELYAKFGKAGIDVKLWYLPTDSGIPTVLASTDDKELMDPSLLVMGVGTHMDARISVLRALTEVAQSRATQIQGAREDTDREKVVRTIGYERMKRMNRHWYGEGKETITLKELPDLSTDSHKGDIEKAVKMLKGCVAAVIVTDLTREDVGVPVVRVTVPGLEMYAIDHERIGPRCKRPVMRK